The genome window TGCTAAAATTAGCACTATTCGTTTTCTTTTGTAATATGGTTTCTAATATCCCTGTGGACAATCTCTACGCCACCATATCCAAACCATATAAGCAAAATTTTTTAATGCCTATCTAATGAAATTTGCAAAAGAAGCGACACCTACAAAACAAATACATAAAAAAACCAAAAACAACCCCTACCACATTGCAATAATACGCCATTTTTCAGCTATCATACAATACATCACACCAAAAAACACATAAGATCGATCAGCAAAAACCCCAACTATTCTAAAAATATCTTAAAAACGGTACACTTAAAAAACATGAGCATTGATAGAAAAAATATACTTCAATGCCCATTTTATATACACCAACTTAACACAGCGATAAAAAGATTAGATTAAAAAAGCGCTTTATTTTATAAGAAACCTTGGTATTAAATTAAATGATAAACTATAAATTAGGCAAGTAAAGTTTAAAAGTGGCCGGGAGAAAGGGATTCGAACCCCTGGAGGTGTGACCCTCAACGGTTTTCAAGACCGCCGCTTTCGACCACTCAGCCATCTCCCGAGTAACAGTATAAAGTATATCAAGTATTAACATCGCATTGGAGGCGACATCCGGATTCGAACCGGAGATCAAGGCTTTGCAGGCCCATGCCTTACCGCTTGGCTATGTCGCCTTGAGTTACCAAAAAGTGGTGCCCGAGGCCGGACTTGAACCGGCACGGAAGAAAAATTCCGAGGGATTTTAAGTCCCTTGTGTCTACCAATTCCACCACCCGGGCGGGTGATAAATGGAGCGGGAAACGAGATTCGAACTCGCGACCCCAACCTTGGCAAGGTTGTGCTCTACCCCTGAGCTATTCCCGCTTAAAATAATGATAAGTCGAAATTATACAGAAAAAAACTTAAATTTAAATAAAAAATATCTTGTATTATTTTTTATCTCATATCAGTGAGATTTTATTTTTTTCTAATTTTATCAGCAGTAAAATACAGCAATAATTAAACTAAGGAGAGCACAAATGTTCAAAGTCAACAGTTTATCGAATAAACTGACCATGGTAGCTTGTTTTTTAATAGCTATTATATTGATCGTAGTTAACGTGATCAATTATTTCAATTCCAAGGAAAACACTAGACATTATCTAGAAGAAATCCAAAAAAAGACAATGTTTGATGTTAACTCAGCGTACAACATATACTCTAGCGCAAAAAGAGACGCTATACAGTCTATCGTTAAATTCGTAGAAAAAAACCCTAGAGTATCCTCTTCAGAACTATTTGACATCTTAGGGACAGTAAAAGATGCTGCTGGTTTTAATGTAGTTTATCTTGGATTTAACGATGATGGTAAATTATATCAGTCTAATGAAGTTATTAGAAGTCCTGAGACAGGATTTGATGCAAGATCAAGATCATGGTACAAAGAAGCAACTGCTGCAGGTAAACTTGTAGTGTCTGATCCTTATAAGAGTATAGAAGATGATTCTATAACCATTTCTTACACTGCTCCAATATATGTAAATGGTAAACTTTTGGCTGTAGTTGGTGGAGATTATAACCTCCATACTTTTGCAAAAGATGTACTTGTAATGGGTAAGTCTCAAAGCTCTTATGCTGCGGTTTATGATAAAGAAGGTAACATTATCTTTCATGAAGACAAAGAAAGAATGCTTAGAAAAACAGACCTAAGTATTAATATCGCTAATGCAGTTAAATCCAATCCCGATTTAATTGACCCAACTAAAGAAGAAACTTTGTTCTACGCTAAAGATAGCGAGGGCAATACTCAAGTAGCAACTTGTAATCAAACCCTAAATCCTAAATACATGGTATGTTCTATCACTAACGAATCAGTATATACTACCGCTGTGAATAAAGTTTTATTCCAACAAGTAATCATTGCTCTTCTTGCAATTGCAATTGCTTTAGTTTTGGTAAGATTTGCTATCACTAGAAATTTAAAACCTATTGCAGTGATCACTACCGGCCTTAACTCTTTCTTTGATTTTATCAATCATAAAACTAAAGATTCAGCTATGATTGATGTAAAAAGCAATGATGAACTTGGTGCTATGGCTAAAGCCATTAATGAAAACATCACTAAAACTAAAAATGCATTAGAACAAGATGCTAAAGCAGTAGAACAATCAGTAGATACAGCCAAAGAAATAGAAAGTGGTAATCTAACAGCAAGAATTACTGCAATTCCTGCTAATCCTCAGCTTATAGAATTAAAAAATGTTTTAAATGAAATGCTTAATGTATTAGAACAAAAAGTAGGTTCTAATATGAATGAAATTAATAGAGTATTTGATAGCTATAAAGCATTAGACTTTACTACTGAAGTTAAAAATGCTAAAGGTGGAGTTGAAGTAACCACAAATGTATTAGGTCAAGAAATTGTAGCTATGTTAAGACAATCATCTGAATTTGCTTCTTTATTAGCAGATGAAAGTGGTAAATTACAAAGTGCGGTTAAAAACCTAACTGATTCTTCATCTTCTCAAGCTTCTTCTTTAGAAGAAACAGCAGCAGCACTAGAAGAGATTACTTCTTCTATGCAAAATGTTTCGCATAAAACTAGTGAAGTAATTGCTCAAAGTGAAGAGATTAAAAATGTTACTTCTATTATTGGAGATATTGCAGATCAAATTAACCTACTTGCATTAAATGCTGCTATTGAAGCTGCACGTGCTGGTGAACATGGTAGAGGATTTGCTGTTGTTGCAGATGAAGTTAGAAATCTAGCTGAAAGAACTCAAAAGTCTTTGGGTGAAATTGAAGCTAATACAAATATCTTAGTTCAATCTATCAATGAAATGGGTGAAAGTATTAAAGAACAAACTACAGGTATTACTCAAATTAATGATGCCGTAGCTCAAATTGATAGCGTAACACAAGAAAATCTAAAAATAGCTAAAGATAGTGCGGCTATATCTGATAATGTTAATAAGATAGCTAATGATATCTTAGAAGATGCTAGAAAGAAAAAGTTTTAATTGATTGTTAGCAAGCTTTTAGCTTGCTAATGATTAGTCGTCGAATTTAATTTAATTTTGCAATAAAATCTTTTTATATTTATCTACCTTGCTGCTTATTATTGATAAAAAATAATTCATTTGGTAACTTTTATGGCCTATATTATTTAAAAAATTACAAATTTCTTTAAATTTTGTTTATTTTTTATGCATATTTGTACTTTATATTGTTTTTTATAGATTATAATTTAATTTAGATTTATAATGAATTTTGAGTTTTCATCATAAAATGATAAAAAAGGCTTTATATGATTAAATTATCTTAAAATACAATTATATACCATTGTTTTTACATTTATTATAACTTCCACTATTCATTTTATGAGTGTCATTTTATCATTGTAAATTTAGCTAATCAATAAATTATATAAAGGTAAATAATGTTTTTTTCAAAAAAATACATGAGCATTGAA of Campylobacter sp. 2014D-0216 contains these proteins:
- a CDS encoding methyl-accepting chemotaxis protein codes for the protein MQNVSHKTSEVIAQSEEIKNVTSIIGDIADQINLLALNAAIEAARAGEHGRGFAVVADEVRNLAERTQKSLGEIEANTNILVQSINEMGESIKEQTTGITQINDAVAQIDSVTQENLKIAKDSAAISDNVNKIANDILEDARKKKF